One genomic segment of Salinigranum rubrum includes these proteins:
- a CDS encoding alkaline phosphatase family protein: protein MTGTTAEGAFVLGLDGVPWEPLTRWVDAGLLPNVERLFTDGAAGPLESTVPANTPIAWPSIATGARPDTHGIYEFMRLDEEYGQQPYTSDDRRQPPLWDIVTPAAVGNVPMTYPASEIDGQMVTGMMTPESASGQRFARPSALATAIERRLPEYQVGLDWKEYHGREEEFVSALRSLVESRRDLLDLMLERDDPELVFFVFTGPDRLQHLVWDEAVLKEQYQYFDGIVGDAIDYCEANDYALFVVSDHGFGEIDYHVNVNRYLLERGFFAEEGDAGVRGLFSRAGVSKDRVTDALERIGVTEDLLVDVLPQSVLQAAATRVPGDHSLYDMDPTGTQAFLHGLGSVYVNDTERFASGTVDPADVPAVKTRLVEALRGLEDPTTGRPVLDVHDGVDLYSGDEFAPDVVIDGRERYRVTPDLAEETFKEPTVKVADHRPDGVFLAKGPGIEPGSRPEDATVADVAPTVLHLMGEAVPAGADGRVLSELFEAGSDPAERAVEQTTYDREGGDAGERARDHEDFSEVEGRLRGLGYME from the coding sequence ATGACCGGAACCACAGCCGAGGGCGCGTTCGTTCTCGGCCTCGACGGCGTTCCGTGGGAGCCGCTCACCCGGTGGGTAGACGCGGGGCTGCTCCCGAACGTCGAGCGGCTGTTCACCGACGGGGCCGCCGGCCCGCTCGAGAGCACGGTGCCGGCGAACACACCCATCGCGTGGCCCTCCATCGCGACGGGCGCCCGGCCGGACACACACGGCATCTACGAGTTCATGCGGCTCGACGAGGAGTACGGCCAGCAGCCCTACACCAGCGACGACCGACGGCAACCGCCCCTGTGGGATATCGTCACGCCGGCGGCGGTCGGAAACGTCCCGATGACCTACCCGGCCTCCGAGATCGACGGACAGATGGTCACGGGGATGATGACGCCCGAGTCGGCTAGCGGGCAACGCTTCGCCCGCCCGTCAGCCCTTGCGACGGCCATCGAGCGGCGACTGCCGGAGTACCAGGTCGGCCTCGACTGGAAGGAGTACCACGGCCGCGAGGAGGAGTTCGTGTCGGCACTCCGGTCGCTCGTCGAGTCGCGGCGCGACCTCCTCGACCTCATGCTGGAGCGGGACGACCCGGAACTGGTGTTCTTCGTCTTCACCGGCCCGGACCGACTCCAGCACCTCGTCTGGGACGAGGCCGTCCTCAAGGAGCAGTACCAGTACTTCGACGGTATCGTCGGCGACGCGATAGACTACTGCGAGGCGAACGATTACGCACTGTTCGTCGTCTCCGACCACGGGTTCGGCGAGATCGACTACCACGTCAACGTCAATCGGTATCTCCTCGAACGGGGCTTTTTCGCCGAGGAGGGAGACGCGGGCGTCCGCGGGCTGTTCTCCCGTGCTGGCGTCTCGAAGGATCGGGTGACGGACGCGCTCGAACGGATCGGAGTGACCGAGGACCTGTTGGTCGACGTCCTCCCGCAGTCGGTCCTCCAGGCGGCGGCGACGAGGGTTCCGGGTGATCACTCGCTCTACGACATGGACCCGACCGGGACCCAGGCGTTCCTCCACGGGCTGGGAAGCGTGTACGTCAACGACACCGAGCGGTTCGCGTCGGGAACCGTCGACCCGGCGGACGTCCCCGCGGTGAAGACCCGACTCGTCGAGGCGCTCCGCGGACTCGAAGACCCCACGACGGGTCGACCCGTGCTCGACGTCCACGACGGCGTCGACCTCTACTCGGGCGACGAGTTCGCGCCCGACGTCGTGATCGACGGGCGCGAACGGTACCGCGTCACGCCGGACCTCGCAGAGGAGACGTTCAAAGAACCGACGGTGAAGGTCGCCGACCACCGTCCGGACGGGGTGTTCCTTGCGAAAGGACCCGGAATCGAGCCTGGAAGCCGCCCCGAGGACGCCACAGTCGCCGACGTCGCCCCGACCGTGTTGCACCTGATGGGCGAGGCGGTACCCGCCGGTGCTGACGGGCGGGTCCTCTCGGAACTGTTCGAGGCGGGGTCGGACCCGGCGGAGAGAGCCGTCGAGCAGACGACCTACGACCGGGAGGGTGGCGACGCGGGCGAACGCGCTCGCGACCACGAGGACTTCTCCGAGGTCGAAGGGCGGCTCCGTGGACTCGGCTACATGGAGTGA
- a CDS encoding glycosyltransferase family 4 protein: protein MVFVSNLIERKGVRELVTALGSVLADDRGSLRVDIAGDGPLSDLVESLAEEHQRVTYHGYVSEERKRALLERGSVYVLPSYAEGLPIALLEGMAGGNAAVATTVGSIPEVVDDRSGRLVEPGDDDALAAALESLVASPTTVQEMARRNRSLIETRYSWERVVTQLVEAYESA, encoded by the coding sequence GTGGTGTTCGTCTCGAACCTCATCGAACGGAAGGGCGTCCGCGAACTCGTCACCGCGCTCGGTTCCGTCCTCGCCGACGACCGGGGTTCGCTCCGGGTCGACATCGCCGGCGACGGGCCGCTCTCCGACCTGGTCGAGTCGCTGGCTGAGGAACATCAGCGCGTGACCTACCACGGATACGTCTCCGAGGAGCGAAAGCGGGCGCTTCTCGAACGCGGCTCCGTCTACGTTCTCCCGTCGTACGCCGAGGGCCTCCCGATTGCGCTCTTGGAGGGGATGGCCGGCGGCAACGCGGCGGTGGCGACGACCGTCGGTTCGATCCCCGAGGTCGTCGACGACCGGTCGGGCCGGTTGGTCGAACCCGGTGACGACGACGCGCTCGCGGCGGCCCTCGAATCGCTCGTCGCCTCGCCGACGACGGTACAGGAGATGGCCCGTCGAAACCGCTCGCTCATCGAGACGCGCTACTCTTGGGAACGGGTCGTCACGCAACTCGTCGAGGCGTACGAATCCGCCTGA
- a CDS encoding glycoside hydrolase family protein — MTNRDRPPRTRGHGTSSDGPTDEFLLGLLESTLAYARERDYTGYDYFDGMSSRLLRWAPVDNKWVNIAVQESIKRAPVNVRPLFLVEQRQNFKGSALFAMANATAHDLTGNPRYREEATALADWLLEHSNDDYAGFCGGHTHEMQLLDERRPANTPNVIPTSYAVKALLRLGADRYVDAARTAAAFLEEDLDYTELETGARIKYQPQYSGEFYTLNGGAIGARMLLDLYDRTGEERLHEQATALFDHLTTKQHAIGGWTYRDPPSASHLSMDNHHNGFIVESFLHYREVTGSDRYEETLDDALAFYRERLFDPNGAPNWDEESSYPKDIHAATQGILVFTKAGDREFAREIIDWVLGALYAGDGRFYYQRRRFYTKRFTLMRWCQAWMAYALAEHLSTSAEISVANN; from the coding sequence ATGACGAACCGAGACCGACCACCGCGGACACGAGGACACGGGACGTCGAGCGATGGCCCGACCGACGAGTTCCTGCTCGGACTGCTCGAATCGACGCTCGCGTACGCGCGGGAGCGCGACTACACGGGGTACGACTACTTCGACGGGATGAGCAGTCGGCTCCTCCGCTGGGCCCCGGTGGACAACAAGTGGGTGAACATCGCCGTCCAAGAGAGCATCAAGCGGGCGCCCGTCAACGTCCGGCCGCTGTTTCTCGTCGAGCAGCGGCAGAACTTCAAAGGGAGCGCGCTGTTCGCGATGGCGAACGCGACCGCACACGACCTGACGGGGAACCCGCGCTACCGGGAGGAGGCGACGGCCCTGGCGGACTGGTTGCTCGAACACAGCAACGACGACTACGCCGGCTTCTGCGGGGGACACACACACGAGATGCAACTCCTCGACGAGCGCCGTCCCGCGAACACGCCGAACGTCATCCCGACGTCGTACGCCGTGAAGGCGCTTCTCAGACTCGGCGCGGACCGGTACGTCGACGCCGCTCGGACCGCGGCGGCCTTCCTCGAAGAGGACCTCGACTACACCGAACTGGAGACGGGGGCCCGAATCAAGTACCAGCCCCAGTACAGCGGCGAGTTCTACACGCTCAACGGGGGCGCAATCGGGGCGCGGATGCTCCTCGACCTCTACGACCGGACGGGCGAGGAACGGCTCCACGAGCAGGCGACGGCGCTGTTCGACCACCTGACGACGAAGCAACACGCCATCGGCGGGTGGACGTATCGAGACCCGCCGTCGGCGTCGCATCTCTCGATGGACAACCACCACAACGGGTTCATCGTCGAGTCGTTCCTCCACTACCGGGAGGTCACCGGCTCGGACCGGTACGAGGAGACGCTCGACGACGCGCTCGCGTTCTACCGCGAGCGACTGTTCGACCCCAACGGGGCACCGAACTGGGACGAGGAGAGCAGCTATCCGAAGGACATCCACGCGGCGACCCAGGGGATACTCGTGTTTACGAAGGCGGGCGACCGCGAGTTCGCCCGGGAGATCATCGACTGGGTCCTCGGCGCGCTGTACGCGGGCGACGGACGGTTCTACTACCAGCGACGTCGGTTCTACACGAAGCGGTTCACGCTGATGCGCTGGTGTCAGGCCTGGATGGCGTACGCCCTCGCCGAGCATCTTTCGACGTCCGCGGAAATTTCAGTGGCAAATAATTAA
- a CDS encoding alkaline phosphatase family protein, whose protein sequence is MPDLNVILNVIRREWNDPTWWRRVTVPFVLRQLLVRPYFRYVYDDGEGVDIAAEDWDNLLILDACRYDMFSELNTVSGRLEERRSRGSNTAEFLRRNFAGETFGDIVYVTANPQVDIRLDDPFHATVSVWETAWDEDLDTVRPEAVVDAARGTQERYPNKRLVVHFVQPHYPFIEAASENRIGAQAGMQLSRRMANDETAIADHDHVWDRLKKGEVTLDAVREAYWDNLAVTLPHVERLLDDLVGRTVVTSDHGNLLGERPSPCPLPVRLYGHPGGVYADALVRVPWLVVDGNGRKKVTTGRTTATDGTVSSDADSRLRALGYG, encoded by the coding sequence ATGCCGGACCTCAATGTCATACTCAACGTCATAAGGCGAGAGTGGAACGACCCGACGTGGTGGCGACGGGTGACCGTACCGTTCGTCCTCAGACAGCTCCTCGTTCGCCCGTACTTTCGGTACGTGTACGACGACGGCGAGGGGGTCGATATCGCGGCCGAGGACTGGGATAACCTCCTCATCCTCGACGCGTGTCGGTACGACATGTTCTCGGAGCTCAACACCGTGTCCGGGCGGCTGGAGGAACGGCGGTCGCGGGGCTCGAACACCGCGGAGTTCCTCCGCCGGAACTTCGCGGGGGAGACGTTCGGGGACATCGTGTACGTGACTGCCAACCCGCAGGTCGACATCAGGCTCGACGACCCGTTCCACGCGACCGTCTCGGTCTGGGAGACGGCCTGGGACGAGGACCTCGACACGGTTCGACCGGAGGCCGTCGTCGACGCGGCCAGGGGCACCCAGGAGCGCTACCCGAACAAGCGACTCGTCGTTCACTTCGTCCAGCCCCACTACCCGTTCATCGAGGCGGCGAGCGAGAACCGGATCGGGGCGCAGGCGGGGATGCAGCTCTCGCGCCGAATGGCGAACGACGAGACCGCCATCGCGGACCACGACCACGTGTGGGACCGACTCAAGAAGGGGGAGGTGACCCTCGACGCGGTGCGCGAGGCGTACTGGGACAACCTGGCGGTCACGCTCCCACACGTCGAGAGACTGCTCGACGACCTCGTCGGTCGGACGGTCGTGACGTCGGACCACGGGAACCTCCTCGGCGAGCGACCGAGTCCGTGCCCGCTCCCGGTGCGACTGTACGGCCACCCCGGGGGCGTGTACGCGGACGCTCTGGTCCGCGTCCCGTGGCTTGTCGTCGACGGGAACGGGCGAAAGAAGGTCACGACGGGGAGGACTACAGCCACAGACGGGACCGTCTCCTCCGACGCCGACTCCCGGCTGCGAGCGCTCGGCTACGGTTGA
- a CDS encoding prenyltransferase/squalene oxidase repeat-containing protein, whose product MPPSDIALQDGQVRRTLDDALSWARERDYAGWDPYDGLNSPLFSPVARNWFLRLVCMHGVNKFPVNLRPLLGVPKQRNPKGVALFAAAYLDRYAVDGDESDRENAERLLEWLERNQSSAFDAPCWGYNFDWQNAEKFFLPAYKPSIVVTVFVGESFLKHYRLTGDEESLATARDVCSFITSEINEVPVDGHTAYAYTPYDDYVVVNANALAAGLLAAVGAETGDDAFVTRADELVDLVVDVQDEKGAWYYSVPGDDSPLSHDNFHTGFVLESLSEYLTVRDSDPAERAYQRGLDFFRDNLFDADGAPRFEHDTALPRDIHGAAQAIRTLALDGDPKSTRLGRRVLSWTLENMLDDEGYFYRRRGRFWDDTTPYMRWNQAWMCYGLGAYLRHVVAGEAVSERSDGVRSQTAPRG is encoded by the coding sequence GTGCCACCGAGCGACATCGCTCTCCAGGACGGGCAGGTCCGGCGGACCCTCGACGACGCGCTTTCGTGGGCCAGAGAACGCGACTACGCCGGCTGGGATCCGTACGACGGACTCAACAGCCCGCTGTTCTCCCCGGTCGCGCGGAACTGGTTCCTCAGACTCGTCTGCATGCACGGGGTCAACAAGTTCCCGGTCAACCTCCGCCCGCTTCTCGGCGTTCCGAAGCAGCGCAACCCGAAGGGCGTCGCACTGTTCGCCGCGGCGTATCTCGACCGGTACGCCGTCGACGGCGACGAATCCGACCGCGAGAACGCCGAGCGTCTGCTGGAGTGGCTCGAGCGCAATCAGTCGTCGGCGTTCGACGCTCCCTGCTGGGGGTACAACTTCGACTGGCAGAACGCCGAGAAGTTCTTCTTACCCGCGTACAAGCCCTCCATCGTCGTCACGGTGTTCGTCGGGGAGTCGTTCCTCAAGCATTACCGACTCACCGGCGACGAGGAGTCGCTGGCGACCGCACGCGACGTCTGCTCGTTCATCACGTCGGAGATCAACGAGGTCCCCGTCGACGGACACACGGCGTACGCGTACACGCCGTACGACGACTACGTGGTGGTGAACGCCAACGCGCTCGCCGCGGGACTCCTCGCCGCCGTCGGGGCGGAGACGGGCGACGACGCGTTCGTCACGCGGGCGGACGAACTCGTCGACCTCGTCGTCGACGTCCAAGACGAGAAGGGCGCGTGGTACTACTCGGTCCCGGGCGACGACTCGCCGCTCTCGCACGACAACTTCCACACCGGGTTCGTCCTCGAATCGCTCTCGGAGTATCTGACCGTCCGCGACAGCGACCCCGCGGAGCGAGCGTATCAGCGCGGGCTGGATTTTTTCCGGGACAACCTCTTCGACGCCGACGGTGCGCCCCGCTTCGAACACGACACCGCGCTCCCGCGGGACATCCACGGCGCGGCCCAGGCGATTCGAACGCTCGCGCTGGACGGCGACCCGAAGAGCACGCGGCTCGGCCGCCGCGTCCTCTCGTGGACGCTCGAGAACATGCTCGACGACGAGGGCTACTTCTACCGCCGTCGCGGTCGGTTCTGGGACGACACGACGCCGTACATGCGGTGGAACCAGGCGTGGATGTGCTACGGGCTCGGGGCGTATCTACGGCACGTCGTCGCGGGTGAGGCGGTCTCGGAGCGGTCCGACGGGGTTCGGAGCCAGACCGCACCGCGTGGGTGA
- a CDS encoding DUF362 domain-containing protein, translating into MTDVRGRVLPELDRETIRPTVSTLFDRQLDTGWSPDGVLVVPDVHYPFHPSTGLVTNPDVVDAVVAELRDRTDAPVALGVTSTDDTGRQTAEWIGYSSVVERHDVDVVDLHDESATTQVAPAAHEPVRVDLPAPLADRAVVNVPTVRSDPELSLVAASANLALAGNETNPRSGMRAVPAAVDPVVTLVDGTYTHVGGTRASQFLLAGDHRAVDLVLREAVDSVEDLPYLDSEGVDTADRLTLGGIALDEITESLGGAPSRRDGDSEPGDVMQAGYRLYARLSGDLLPPQMLEDDA; encoded by the coding sequence GTGACGGACGTCCGCGGCCGGGTCCTCCCAGAACTGGACCGCGAGACGATTCGTCCCACCGTTTCGACGCTCTTCGACCGACAACTCGACACCGGGTGGTCCCCCGACGGAGTGCTCGTCGTCCCCGACGTCCACTACCCGTTCCACCCGAGCACTGGACTCGTGACGAACCCCGACGTCGTCGACGCTGTCGTCGCCGAACTCCGCGACCGGACCGACGCCCCGGTCGCGCTCGGCGTCACGAGTACGGACGACACCGGTCGGCAGACCGCGGAGTGGATCGGATACTCCAGCGTCGTCGAGCGACACGACGTCGACGTGGTCGACCTCCACGACGAGAGCGCGACCACACAGGTCGCTCCCGCGGCGCACGAACCGGTCAGAGTCGACCTCCCGGCGCCCCTCGCCGACCGGGCCGTCGTCAACGTGCCGACGGTCCGCTCCGACCCGGAGCTGTCGCTCGTCGCCGCGAGCGCGAACCTCGCGCTCGCGGGGAACGAGACGAACCCCCGCTCGGGGATGCGGGCCGTCCCTGCCGCTGTCGACCCGGTGGTTACGCTGGTCGACGGGACGTACACGCACGTCGGCGGCACGCGCGCGTCGCAGTTCCTGCTCGCGGGCGACCACCGCGCGGTCGACCTGGTGCTCCGCGAGGCGGTCGACAGCGTGGAGGACCTCCCGTACCTCGATTCGGAGGGAGTCGACACCGCCGACCGACTGACGCTCGGAGGGATCGCTCTCGACGAAATCACCGAGTCGCTCGGTGGCGCACCGAGCCGTCGCGATGGCGACTCGGAGCCGGGGGACGTGATGCAGGCGGGCTACCGACTGTACGCTCGACTCAGCGGCGACCTCCTCCCGCCGCAGATGTTGGAGGACGACGCGTGA
- a CDS encoding glycosyl hydrolase family 28-related protein, producing the protein MARDPAGNRSAERRLHDDGLIGRRTYLKAGAAAVSLTLGSAAVAGAAIERHGISFDRTVDLVADFGADPTGGVSIDSALRKAVQTGTLVVLPEGTYKLTSTFTTSAERFGIVGDGDVTLVPTGFRGKFIDLWQSDEFLFEGIDVDVRNNRNTGLKVYCRTKFHVENVEYLGRGGRSGQAFNLGLHDERGVGVLRNARVKNGGYMDLYDGGDGRIGIWSGWANKGTLRVLDCDFREFGNNGLYTGRTPGNIQVEGCYFENNNVSSVRISGRGAG; encoded by the coding sequence ATGGCACGCGACCCAGCGGGCAACCGCTCTGCGGAGCGGCGGCTCCACGATGACGGACTGATCGGCCGACGGACGTACCTCAAAGCAGGTGCGGCAGCGGTCTCACTGACACTCGGCTCGGCGGCGGTCGCCGGGGCCGCGATCGAACGGCACGGTATCAGTTTCGACCGGACGGTCGACCTGGTAGCGGACTTCGGTGCTGACCCGACCGGAGGCGTCTCGATCGACAGCGCGCTTCGGAAGGCGGTGCAGACCGGGACGCTCGTCGTGCTGCCGGAGGGCACCTACAAGCTGACGAGCACGTTTACCACGAGCGCGGAGCGGTTCGGTATCGTCGGAGACGGCGACGTGACGCTCGTGCCGACGGGCTTCCGCGGGAAGTTCATCGACCTCTGGCAGTCGGACGAGTTCCTCTTCGAGGGAATCGACGTCGACGTCAGGAACAACCGGAACACGGGGCTGAAAGTCTACTGTCGGACGAAGTTCCACGTCGAGAACGTCGAGTACCTCGGTCGGGGCGGTCGGTCGGGACAGGCGTTCAACCTCGGCCTCCACGACGAGCGCGGCGTCGGTGTGCTCCGGAACGCACGGGTGAAAAACGGCGGTTACATGGACCTGTACGACGGCGGTGACGGTCGGATCGGTATCTGGTCCGGCTGGGCGAACAAGGGCACGCTCCGCGTGCTCGACTGCGACTTCCGCGAGTTCGGGAACAACGGCCTCTACACCGGCCGAACCCCCGGAAACATCCAGGTGGAAGGCTGCTACTTCGAGAACAACAACGTCTCCTCGGTCCGTATCTCGGGGCGGGGAGCTGGGTGA
- a CDS encoding DUF1616 domain-containing protein: MTGTSRESESDTSLAGDVVVSLLTLGVLDAVVLFTDGGPARIVAAMLLVFVAPGYALTTLLYATREQVPTDRTPGTESDRSSVGARLSGSGRVVLSLALSVALVALAGLVMSALELPYEVRPLLGAVNAVVVLLFAAGALRRWRAPPSTRYTLPVGKLNPGRLAGSSSTETVLNVGLAVAVILGVGSVGYAIAAPVDGTTYTGARLLTEADNGELQAGGYKTQFAQGESAQYVLELENREEVTADYSVVVELQQFDEDQETVNVKSEVTRLNRTVEAGETVRIRHSIEPNMVGSNLRLTYLVYRGSPPENPTVENAYRHLTLWVDVSA, translated from the coding sequence ATGACCGGGACGTCCAGAGAGAGCGAGTCGGACACGTCCCTCGCTGGAGACGTCGTCGTCTCGCTCCTCACCCTCGGGGTGCTCGACGCCGTCGTGCTCTTCACCGACGGGGGACCGGCGCGCATCGTCGCGGCGATGCTTTTAGTGTTCGTCGCACCGGGATACGCGCTCACGACACTGCTGTACGCCACGCGCGAGCAGGTCCCGACCGACCGGACACCGGGCACCGAGAGCGACCGCTCGTCCGTCGGCGCGCGACTCTCCGGGAGTGGACGCGTGGTCCTCTCGCTCGCGCTGAGCGTCGCGCTGGTTGCGCTCGCGGGACTCGTGATGTCCGCGCTCGAACTGCCGTACGAGGTTCGGCCGCTCCTCGGAGCCGTCAACGCCGTCGTCGTTCTCCTGTTCGCGGCCGGTGCCCTCAGACGGTGGCGTGCCCCGCCGAGTACGCGGTACACACTCCCGGTGGGGAAACTGAACCCCGGCCGGCTCGCCGGGTCGTCGTCGACCGAAACGGTGTTGAACGTCGGGTTGGCTGTGGCGGTCATCCTCGGCGTGGGAAGCGTCGGATACGCTATCGCTGCTCCGGTCGACGGAACGACGTACACCGGGGCTCGACTGTTGACCGAGGCGGACAACGGCGAACTCCAGGCCGGCGGCTACAAGACACAGTTCGCTCAGGGCGAGTCAGCCCAGTACGTCCTCGAACTCGAAAACCGAGAGGAGGTCACGGCCGACTACAGCGTCGTCGTCGAACTTCAACAGTTCGACGAGGACCAAGAGACGGTGAACGTGAAGAGCGAGGTGACGCGTCTGAACCGAACGGTCGAAGCGGGTGAGACCGTCCGCATCCGACACAGCATCGAACCGAACATGGTGGGTTCGAACCTCCGGCTGACGTATCTCGTGTACAGAGGCTCGCCGCCGGAGAACCCGACCGTCGAGAACGCCTACCGACATCTGACCCTCTGGGTCGACGTGTCGGCGTAG
- a CDS encoding Gfo/Idh/MocA family protein, whose product MTDAMELAVVGAGHIGTVHLQSAHAMDGVTVTGVADPKDANRDRAERLTGCRTYEEYERLFAVENVDIAVIAVPPFLHLDAATAAVEAGCHLFVEKPLGRTTAEAEAIVERADRAGVSLGVDHTVRYHPEIRELKTKYDAGELGHVPLATIRRINDGPFDSPPAGDAEIASGWHVNPTATGGGALMDLGVHLFDTLRWFFGDLTVEHAELDRQLDLPYEDTATVVATNGDGTTAVLNCGFFQWERPPDVNMDFRLDGITDTLHSDSFVPDRFMTYAARTAAENVVKRSVGADPEYFGPSYYYRAHHDALTAFCQAVRRGEDPPVDGTDGLRAVELVRSAYEMADDADWFDDVDDATRPLRSGPR is encoded by the coding sequence ATGACTGATGCGATGGAACTGGCAGTCGTCGGTGCCGGCCACATCGGGACGGTTCACCTTCAGTCCGCCCACGCGATGGACGGTGTCACAGTCACCGGGGTCGCGGACCCGAAAGACGCGAACCGAGACCGGGCCGAGCGACTGACCGGCTGTCGCACTTACGAGGAGTACGAGCGCCTCTTCGCGGTCGAAAACGTCGATATCGCCGTGATAGCCGTCCCCCCGTTCCTCCACCTCGACGCCGCGACGGCCGCGGTCGAGGCCGGGTGCCACCTGTTCGTCGAGAAGCCGCTCGGGAGAACGACCGCCGAGGCGGAGGCCATCGTCGAGCGCGCCGACCGCGCGGGCGTCTCCCTCGGCGTCGACCACACGGTTCGGTATCACCCCGAGATACGGGAGCTGAAGACGAAGTACGACGCCGGGGAACTCGGACACGTCCCGCTGGCGACCATCAGGCGTATCAACGACGGACCGTTCGACTCGCCGCCTGCCGGCGACGCCGAGATCGCCTCGGGGTGGCACGTCAACCCGACCGCGACCGGCGGCGGCGCGCTGATGGACCTCGGCGTCCACCTCTTCGACACCCTTCGGTGGTTCTTCGGCGACCTGACCGTCGAACACGCGGAACTCGACCGCCAACTGGACCTGCCGTACGAGGACACCGCGACGGTCGTCGCCACGAACGGCGACGGAACGACGGCGGTGCTGAACTGCGGCTTCTTCCAGTGGGAGCGACCGCCCGACGTGAACATGGACTTCCGACTCGACGGCATCACCGACACGCTTCACAGCGATTCGTTCGTCCCCGACCGCTTCATGACGTACGCCGCCCGCACTGCCGCGGAGAACGTCGTCAAGCGCTCTGTCGGTGCCGACCCCGAGTACTTCGGCCCGTCGTACTACTACCGCGCGCACCACGACGCGCTGACGGCGTTCTGTCAGGCTGTGAGACGCGGCGAGGACCCCCCGGTCGACGGGACGGACGGCCTCCGGGCGGTCGAACTCGTCCGGAGCGCGTACGAGATGGCCGACGACGCCGACTGGTTCGACGACGTGGACGACGCGACTCGACCCCTCAGGAGTGGTCCCCGGTGA
- a CDS encoding NAD-dependent epimerase/dehydratase family protein — MSETAFVTGATGFLGTHLCRRLVADGWRVGGLRRESSDVAPLAGLDVDWHTGDVRDRSTLREAFGSYDTVFHLAGVGLQSAAPETVRSVNVEGTEATLKAARDAGVDRVVFTSTAGTRGRPGSELATESDVSTPVGAYQQSKAEAEARVASYVEDGGDAVVVHPTSVFGPGDWTFTAKLVALARDPKLFVCLPGGVSVVDVRDVVGGIIAARRRGRAGEHYILGGENLTFEEAVGVVANVADGHEPAVRIPPQVVRAAGPVVERINDALGTRMFPVNADMARLATQHMFYSSEKARRELDYSFAPLSEHAARAVRWHESQ; from the coding sequence GTGAGCGAGACGGCGTTCGTGACCGGCGCGACCGGGTTCCTCGGGACGCATCTGTGCCGTCGACTGGTCGCGGACGGCTGGCGGGTCGGTGGGCTCCGCCGCGAGTCGTCCGACGTCGCGCCGCTGGCCGGTCTCGACGTCGACTGGCATACCGGCGACGTCCGCGACCGGTCGACGCTCCGCGAGGCGTTCGGGTCGTACGACACCGTGTTTCACCTCGCCGGCGTCGGCCTCCAGAGCGCCGCCCCCGAGACCGTCCGCTCGGTGAACGTCGAGGGGACCGAGGCCACCCTGAAAGCCGCCCGGGACGCCGGCGTCGACCGCGTGGTGTTCACGAGCACCGCCGGCACGAGGGGTCGACCCGGTTCCGAACTGGCGACCGAGTCCGACGTCTCGACCCCGGTCGGGGCGTACCAGCAGTCGAAGGCCGAGGCCGAAGCGCGCGTCGCCTCGTACGTCGAGGACGGTGGCGACGCGGTCGTCGTCCACCCCACGTCGGTGTTCGGCCCCGGGGACTGGACGTTCACGGCGAAACTCGTCGCGCTCGCCCGCGACCCCAAGCTCTTCGTCTGCCTTCCCGGGGGCGTCAGCGTGGTCGACGTCAGGGACGTCGTCGGAGGCATCATCGCGGCCCGACGGAGGGGACGCGCCGGTGAGCATTACATCCTCGGCGGGGAGAACCTCACGTTCGAGGAGGCGGTCGGCGTCGTCGCGAACGTCGCCGACGGCCACGAACCGGCCGTTCGCATCCCGCCTCAGGTCGTCCGCGCCGCCGGTCCGGTCGTCGAGCGGATCAACGACGCGCTCGGCACCCGGATGTTCCCGGTCAACGCCGACATGGCACGGCTCGCGACCCAACACATGTTCTACAGCTCCGAGAAGGCCCGGCGCGAACTCGACTACTCGTTCGCGCCGCTCTCGGAACACGCCGCGCGCGCGGTGCGGTGGCACGAGTCCCAGTAA